Proteins encoded within one genomic window of Halodesulfurarchaeum formicicum:
- a CDS encoding ATP-dependent DNA helicase — protein MAAEYERFFPKPEPYPNQAEAMDVIADALEVGRDVLFEGAPGTGKTLAALAPSLAYAREHDKTVVITTNVHQQMHQFVEEAREIHAETPIRSAVFKGKSSMCHIDVGYEECQVLRDTTRDLVELEEELDELKDRERRLLDQAQAGSESATEKRQSVLEEIEALEEQRANLEDSNTCEHYRTNLTRAGDAFVSWLFDDVRTPTEVYSYAEQQGVCGYERLKEGLDGVELVVANYHHLLDPVIRSQFFRWLDRDPEDVIAVFDEAHNVEDAARDHATRTLTENTLAEAANEAGDVEDSRADAALRIIQPFQDALIETYEANLGFGDRERVGSTWQDVPVANETGRDDLTRAFLDRYTGPGISTDLDEALKLGTALDEEYETAYREGDADTRRESQTLAAADFIEGYLEEGDETGQYPTLGIRRDESTNEVYGRAELFNCIPREVTETLFEEVHATVLMSATLRPFDVLSEVLGLDDPAELAFGLTFPEQNRRTFAVDVPPLFASRRDDPGIQEVLTDTLSDVVRFTPGNTLLFFPSYAEAERYYDRLSGALDATLFLDEPGVAVEEKRQSFVERTDGVLFTSLWGTLAEGVSFDGDDARSVAVVGVPYPRLDERSEAIQDAYDEVFGDREPEAGWRYAVEIPTVRKTRQALGRVIRSPSDIGVRALIDRRYTPASRTQLPDYTVNPDFPPEERAELIDVEPSKLKYAMLNFFRDRDAWDGQPPTP, from the coding sequence GTGGCAGCCGAGTACGAACGGTTCTTCCCGAAACCCGAGCCCTACCCGAATCAGGCCGAGGCGATGGACGTCATCGCCGACGCCCTGGAGGTCGGCCGGGACGTGCTCTTCGAGGGGGCCCCGGGCACCGGGAAGACCCTCGCCGCCCTGGCACCGTCACTCGCGTACGCGCGGGAACACGACAAGACCGTCGTCATCACGACGAACGTCCACCAGCAGATGCACCAGTTCGTCGAGGAGGCCCGCGAGATCCACGCCGAGACGCCCATCCGGAGTGCCGTGTTCAAGGGCAAATCCTCGATGTGTCACATCGACGTAGGCTACGAGGAGTGTCAGGTCCTGCGGGATACGACCCGGGATCTGGTCGAACTCGAGGAAGAACTCGACGAACTCAAAGATCGCGAACGACGGCTGCTCGATCAGGCCCAGGCCGGCTCGGAGTCGGCGACCGAGAAGCGCCAGTCGGTCCTCGAAGAGATCGAAGCGCTCGAAGAACAGCGGGCGAACCTGGAGGACTCGAACACCTGTGAGCACTACCGGACGAACCTGACCCGGGCGGGGGACGCCTTTGTCTCCTGGCTCTTTGACGACGTGCGCACGCCGACGGAAGTCTATAGCTACGCCGAGCAACAGGGTGTCTGTGGCTACGAGCGCCTCAAAGAGGGGCTGGACGGCGTCGAGTTGGTCGTGGCGAACTACCACCACCTCCTCGATCCGGTCATCCGCAGCCAGTTCTTCCGGTGGCTCGACCGGGACCCCGAGGACGTGATCGCGGTCTTCGATGAGGCACACAACGTCGAGGACGCCGCCCGGGACCACGCCACCAGAACGCTGACCGAGAACACGCTGGCGGAGGCCGCAAACGAGGCCGGGGATGTCGAGGACTCGCGGGCCGACGCTGCACTCCGGATCATCCAACCCTTCCAGGACGCCCTGATCGAGACCTACGAGGCGAATCTGGGGTTCGGCGACCGGGAGCGGGTCGGGTCCACCTGGCAGGACGTGCCGGTCGCGAACGAGACTGGCCGGGACGATCTGACACGGGCGTTCCTCGACCGGTACACCGGCCCCGGGATCAGCACGGATCTGGACGAGGCGCTGAAACTCGGGACGGCTCTGGACGAGGAGTACGAGACGGCCTACCGGGAGGGAGACGCCGACACCCGTCGGGAGTCCCAGACACTCGCTGCGGCGGACTTCATCGAGGGCTACCTGGAAGAGGGCGACGAGACCGGGCAGTACCCCACACTCGGCATCAGACGTGACGAGTCGACGAACGAGGTCTACGGCCGCGCGGAGCTTTTCAACTGCATCCCGCGTGAAGTGACCGAGACGCTCTTCGAGGAGGTTCACGCGACGGTCCTGATGAGCGCGACCCTGCGACCCTTCGACGTGCTCTCGGAGGTCCTCGGACTCGATGACCCCGCCGAACTCGCCTTCGGGCTGACCTTCCCCGAACAGAACCGCCGGACGTTCGCGGTCGACGTGCCGCCGCTTTTCGCCAGCCGGCGGGATGATCCCGGCATCCAGGAGGTCCTCACGGACACCCTCTCGGACGTGGTCCGGTTCACCCCCGGGAACACGCTGCTCTTTTTCCCCAGTTACGCCGAGGCCGAGCGGTACTACGACCGACTCTCGGGGGCACTCGACGCCACGCTCTTCCTCGACGAGCCGGGGGTCGCCGTGGAGGAGAAGCGACAGTCCTTCGTCGAGCGGACGGACGGCGTGCTGTTCACCTCCCTCTGGGGCACGCTCGCGGAGGGGGTCAGCTTCGACGGCGACGACGCCCGGTCGGTCGCGGTCGTCGGCGTCCCGTATCCCCGCCTCGACGAGCGCAGCGAGGCCATCCAGGATGCCTACGACGAGGTGTTCGGCGACCGCGAGCCCGAGGCCGGCTGGCGCTACGCCGTCGAGATCCCCACGGTCAGGAAGACCCGACAGGCACTGGGACGGGTGATCCGATCGCCCTCCGATATCGGCGTCCGGGCGCTCATCGATCGCCGCTACACGCCAGCATCCCGGACACAGCTCCCGGACTACACGGTCAATCCCGACTTCCCGCCCGAGGAACGGGCCGAGCTGATCGACGTCGAGCCGAGCAAGCTGAAGTACGCGATGTTGAACTTCTTCCGGGACCGGGACGCCTGGGACGGACAGCCGCCGACGCCCTGA
- a CDS encoding 2'-5' RNA ligase family protein, with product MYSVNVPVPPAVRDLARELRPALTSFERIRPARSRTLVLKRLPAANRREYLQDARRARAALDGAPAFEAEITGLDVFREPPTGTAPVAYLAVESPGLSQLHQRLVDEFGAIEGLEGQGTYTPHVTLARDGPATAADSLLEREIEPVRFTVDTLELYDSDHSERVESISLPA from the coding sequence GTGTACAGCGTCAACGTCCCGGTTCCGCCTGCCGTCCGGGACCTCGCCCGTGAGCTTCGACCCGCGCTCACGTCCTTCGAGCGAATCCGGCCCGCACGGAGCCGAACGCTCGTACTCAAACGGCTCCCGGCGGCAAACCGGCGTGAGTATCTGCAGGACGCCCGGCGGGCCCGAGCGGCCCTCGACGGGGCGCCCGCCTTCGAGGCCGAAATCACGGGGCTGGATGTCTTTCGCGAGCCACCGACCGGGACCGCCCCGGTTGCCTATCTGGCGGTCGAGAGCCCCGGCCTCTCCCAGCTCCACCAGCGGCTCGTCGACGAGTTCGGGGCGATCGAGGGGCTGGAGGGTCAGGGGACGTACACCCCCCACGTTACCTTGGCCCGTGACGGGCCCGCGACGGCTGCTGACTCGCTTTTGGAGCGTGAGATCGAGCCGGTCCGGTTCACCGTCGACACGCTCGAACTCTACGACAGCGATCACAGCGAGCGGGTCGAGTCGATCTCGCTGCCCGCCTGA
- a CDS encoding argininosuccinate synthase has product MTQNTVVLAFSGGLDTTVTVPLLQEEYGYDEVVGVTVDVGQPEAEFEEAKATAEALDVEHYVVDATEAFGDLLMDAVKANATYEGYPLGTALARPVIAATIQAVAEDIGAEGLAHGCTGKGNDQLRFEAVWRQSDMDVIAPVRELDLTREWEIEYAEEKGLPVDSGNDGTWSIDTNLWSRSIEGGNLEDPGYVPPEDIYAWTEEPTGETELIEIEFEQGVPVALDGEAMDPVELITTLNEVAGAHGVGRTDMMEDRILGLKVRENYEHPAATTLLAAHEALESYVFTAETIQFKQTVDDAWAEKAYKGLLASPLVDSLEAFIEDTQTEVTGTVTIKFEGGQARPVARESDNAVYSEAAASFNTQAVMGDIEQGDATGFAKYHGFQDRLAATIQASTDVSDFAADIETDT; this is encoded by the coding sequence ATGACACAGAACACCGTCGTGCTCGCCTTCTCGGGCGGGCTCGACACGACCGTCACCGTCCCGCTGCTGCAAGAAGAGTACGGCTACGACGAAGTCGTCGGCGTCACCGTCGACGTCGGCCAGCCCGAAGCCGAGTTCGAGGAGGCCAAAGCCACCGCCGAGGCACTCGACGTCGAACACTACGTCGTCGACGCCACCGAGGCCTTCGGCGACCTCCTCATGGACGCCGTCAAGGCAAACGCCACCTACGAGGGCTATCCCCTGGGGACCGCCCTGGCCCGGCCGGTCATCGCCGCCACGATCCAGGCGGTCGCCGAGGACATCGGAGCCGAGGGCCTCGCACACGGCTGTACCGGCAAGGGCAACGACCAGCTCCGCTTCGAGGCCGTCTGGCGCCAGTCCGACATGGACGTCATCGCCCCCGTCCGCGAACTCGACCTGACCCGCGAATGGGAGATCGAGTACGCCGAGGAGAAGGGCCTGCCCGTCGACAGCGGCAACGACGGCACCTGGTCGATCGACACGAATCTCTGGAGCCGCTCGATCGAGGGCGGCAACCTTGAGGACCCGGGCTATGTGCCGCCGGAGGACATCTACGCGTGGACCGAGGAGCCGACCGGCGAGACCGAACTGATCGAGATCGAGTTCGAGCAGGGCGTCCCAGTGGCACTCGACGGCGAGGCGATGGACCCGGTCGAACTCATCACGACGCTCAACGAGGTCGCCGGGGCCCACGGCGTCGGCCGGACCGACATGATGGAAGACCGCATCCTCGGGCTGAAAGTCAGGGAGAACTACGAGCACCCCGCGGCGACGACGCTGCTCGCCGCTCACGAAGCCCTGGAGTCGTATGTCTTCACCGCCGAGACGATCCAGTTCAAGCAGACCGTCGACGACGCGTGGGCCGAGAAGGCCTACAAGGGCCTGCTGGCCTCGCCGCTCGTCGACAGTCTGGAGGCGTTCATCGAGGACACCCAGACCGAGGTCACCGGTACGGTCACGATCAAGTTCGAGGGGGGCCAGGCCCGCCCGGTCGCCCGCGAAAGTGACAACGCGGTCTACTCCGAGGCCGCCGCCTCGTTCAACACCCAGGCCGTCATGGGCGACATCGAGCAGGGCGACGCCACCGGCTTTGCGAAGTACCACGGCTTCCAGGACCGCCTCGCGGCCACGATCCAGGCCTCGACTGACGTCTCGGACTTCGCGGCCGACATCGAGACCGACACCTGA
- the argH gene encoding argininosuccinate lyase gives MTEDTADSSVVRRDRYSGGPARDFLSSMAADTHIFAADLAVDRAHVTMLAEQGIIPAETAGEIFDALEEIEAAGHEALPDGEDVHEAIETAVIERVGPEGGKMHTGRSRNDEVASCLRFQLRADLLEALDAVIAFRETLLSVAGDNLDTVMPGYTHLQPAQPTTVAHYLASYESAAARDTERLLDAYDRTNRSPLGAAALAGTPFDVDRERTAELLGFDSIVENSLDAVAGRDFLLEALSAIAGLTVTLSGLAEDLIFYANRGYITLDDDYASTSSIMPQKKNPDSLELVRATAGDAAGALQGLMTTITGLPRAYNRDLQRATPHVWEPVADITEATEVAAGAVGTLDWNEAVLEDAAGEGFSTATGIADRLAMSGLPFRTAHEIVATTAQTLESAGELDDGAPDEAATIEALAAATEATTGSELETYVDREELTALLDPAASVAARDSRGGPAPSQVEQALADARSEVEADRRAVTKHQAAIDAAEQARMEVDFR, from the coding sequence ATGACAGAGGACACCGCGGACAGTTCGGTCGTCCGCCGCGATCGCTACAGCGGCGGGCCCGCCCGGGACTTCCTCTCCTCGATGGCCGCAGACACACATATCTTCGCGGCCGACCTGGCCGTGGACCGGGCTCACGTGACCATGCTGGCCGAACAGGGGATCATCCCAGCGGAGACGGCCGGTGAGATCTTCGACGCCCTCGAGGAGATCGAGGCGGCCGGCCACGAGGCACTACCCGACGGCGAGGACGTCCACGAGGCCATCGAGACGGCGGTTATCGAACGTGTCGGGCCCGAGGGCGGCAAGATGCACACCGGGCGCTCGCGCAACGACGAGGTCGCCAGTTGTCTGCGCTTTCAGCTCCGGGCCGACCTGCTGGAGGCACTCGATGCCGTCATCGCCTTTCGCGAGACGCTGCTCTCGGTCGCCGGGGACAACCTGGACACCGTCATGCCGGGGTATACCCACCTGCAGCCGGCCCAGCCGACGACGGTCGCTCACTACCTGGCCTCCTACGAGAGTGCGGCCGCCCGGGACACGGAACGGCTGCTCGATGCCTACGACCGGACCAACCGCTCGCCGCTGGGTGCGGCGGCGCTGGCTGGTACCCCATTCGACGTGGACCGCGAGCGGACCGCCGAACTCTTGGGCTTCGATTCGATCGTCGAGAACAGCCTCGATGCGGTCGCCGGCCGGGACTTCCTCCTGGAAGCCCTGAGCGCGATCGCCGGGCTGACGGTGACCCTCTCGGGGCTCGCGGAGGACTTGATCTTCTACGCGAATCGTGGGTACATTACCCTGGACGACGATTACGCCTCGACCTCCTCGATCATGCCCCAGAAGAAAAACCCCGACTCGCTGGAGCTGGTCCGGGCGACCGCCGGGGACGCCGCCGGGGCATTGCAGGGGCTCATGACGACCATCACCGGGCTCCCGCGGGCGTACAACCGCGACCTCCAGCGGGCCACGCCCCACGTCTGGGAGCCGGTGGCAGATATCACGGAGGCGACCGAAGTCGCGGCCGGAGCGGTTGGCACCCTGGACTGGAACGAGGCGGTGCTCGAAGACGCGGCCGGCGAGGGGTTCTCGACGGCCACGGGGATCGCCGATCGGCTGGCGATGAGCGGGCTCCCGTTCCGCACGGCCCACGAGATCGTCGCGACGACCGCCCAGACACTCGAATCGGCGGGCGAACTCGACGACGGGGCCCCGGACGAGGCGGCCACCATCGAGGCGCTCGCGGCGGCCACCGAAGCGACGACCGGGTCGGAACTAGAGACCTACGTCGACCGCGAGGAACTCACGGCGCTGCTCGATCCCGCCGCGAGCGTGGCCGCCAGGGACTCCCGCGGCGGTCCCGCGCCATCGCAGGTCGAACAGGCACTCGCGGACGCCCGGTCGGAAGTCGAAGCCGACCGGCGGGCCGTGACGAAACACCAGGCGGCCATCGACGCCGCCGAACAGGCACGCATGGAGGTCGATTTCCGATGA
- the lysW gene encoding lysine biosynthesis protein LysW, producing the protein MTVCPECGAEVTLHDSIEVGEIVDCSTCGTELEVVEENPPVLERAPELDEDWGE; encoded by the coding sequence ATGACAGTCTGCCCGGAATGCGGGGCCGAGGTGACCCTGCACGACTCGATCGAAGTCGGAGAGATCGTCGATTGTTCGACCTGTGGGACCGAACTCGAAGTAGTCGAGGAGAATCCGCCGGTTCTCGAACGGGCCCCCGAGCTCGACGAGGACTGGGGGGAGTAA
- the lysX gene encoding lysine biosynthesis protein LysX: MKVGLLYSRIRTDEKLLLEELRERGHDVVKIDVRDQQFGLSGSSVDAAELDIVVDRCVATSRSMYVTEFFESYGVPIVNPPDVASTCSDKVKTSLALEEAGIPTPDTRVAFTREAALEAIQDFGYPVVLKPVVGSWGRLMARIEDEHAAEAILEHKETLGHYEHKIFYIQEFVDKPGRDLRVLALDGEPVAGMVRSADHWITNAHRGAETEVLEITPEIEDLVRRASDAVGGGLLGVDLMETEDGYTIHEINHTVEYKALADAVETDIVAEVVDWLEEKAAKSENDVAATA; the protein is encoded by the coding sequence GTGAAAGTCGGCCTCCTCTACTCGCGGATCCGCACGGACGAGAAGCTCCTGCTGGAGGAGCTCCGCGAGCGCGGCCACGACGTGGTCAAGATCGACGTTCGGGACCAGCAATTTGGCCTCTCCGGGTCGAGTGTCGACGCCGCGGAGCTGGACATCGTCGTCGACCGGTGTGTCGCCACCAGCCGGTCGATGTACGTCACGGAGTTTTTCGAGTCCTACGGCGTCCCCATCGTGAACCCGCCGGACGTGGCCAGCACCTGCTCGGACAAGGTCAAGACCAGTCTCGCCCTAGAGGAGGCCGGGATTCCGACCCCGGACACCCGGGTCGCGTTCACGCGGGAGGCCGCCCTGGAGGCCATCCAGGACTTTGGCTACCCAGTCGTGCTCAAGCCCGTCGTGGGGTCCTGGGGCCGGCTGATGGCCCGCATCGAGGACGAGCACGCCGCCGAGGCGATCCTCGAACACAAGGAGACCCTGGGCCACTACGAGCACAAGATCTTCTACATCCAGGAGTTCGTCGACAAGCCGGGGCGTGACCTCCGCGTGCTCGCCCTGGACGGGGAGCCGGTCGCCGGGATGGTCCGGTCGGCCGATCACTGGATCACGAACGCCCACCGCGGGGCCGAGACCGAAGTCCTGGAGATCACCCCCGAGATCGAGGATCTGGTCCGGCGGGCCAGCGACGCGGTCGGCGGTGGCCTGCTCGGGGTCGACCTCATGGAGACCGAGGACGGCTACACGATCCACGAGATCAACCACACCGTCGAATACAAGGCCTTGGCCGATGCAGTCGAGACGGACATCGTCGCCGAGGTCGTCGACTGGCTCGAGGAGAAAGCCGCGAAAAGCGAGAACGACGTCGCGGCCACCGCCTAG
- the thrC gene encoding threonine synthase — protein MTDLSLSGPVPEVAEDGVWLACIECGETYAPFEEPTYECDACGSLLEVRYDEYHDFDSVAGEGVWRYAPALPVDDGVTIEEGNTPLYEAPSIEAAVDVADLRIKHEGMNPTGSFKDRGMTVGVRVAERIGVGRLACASTGNTSAALSAYGARANKETLVLLPEGNVAAGKLAQASLHGATMLEVEGNFDDCLDIVSELADRGEVYLLNSLNPFRLEGQKTIGLEIIEQFRDQTGSLPDRIVLPVGNAGNTAALHKAFRELVAAGAIEEAEVPTLTGVQAAGAAPMVEAIENGWDSVTRWEDVETRATAIRIGEPVNAPKAIPAIRQTGGTAVAVEDEEITAAQRELAQDGIGVEPASAASVAGLRKLREAGEITADEQVVCLTTGHLLKDPDAAAEAGNDPTTVPNDVDAVLDAAGD, from the coding sequence ATGACAGACCTTTCACTTTCGGGTCCGGTTCCCGAGGTCGCCGAGGACGGCGTCTGGCTCGCGTGTATCGAGTGTGGGGAGACCTACGCACCCTTCGAGGAGCCGACCTACGAATGTGACGCCTGTGGCTCGCTCTTGGAAGTTCGGTACGACGAGTACCACGACTTCGATTCCGTTGCCGGCGAGGGCGTCTGGCGATACGCCCCCGCGCTGCCCGTGGACGACGGTGTCACGATCGAGGAGGGCAACACGCCGCTCTACGAGGCCCCCTCGATCGAGGCCGCGGTTGACGTGGCCGACCTCCGGATCAAACACGAGGGCATGAATCCCACAGGGAGTTTCAAAGACCGGGGGATGACCGTGGGCGTCCGGGTCGCCGAGCGAATCGGTGTCGGGCGACTGGCGTGTGCCAGTACCGGGAACACAAGCGCTGCGCTCTCGGCCTACGGCGCCCGGGCGAACAAGGAGACCCTGGTCTTGCTCCCCGAGGGCAACGTTGCGGCCGGCAAACTGGCCCAGGCGAGTCTTCACGGGGCGACGATGCTCGAAGTCGAGGGCAACTTCGATGACTGTCTAGACATCGTCTCGGAGCTGGCCGACCGGGGGGAGGTGTACCTGCTCAACTCGCTGAACCCCTTCCGGCTGGAGGGCCAGAAAACGATCGGCCTGGAGATTATCGAGCAGTTCCGCGACCAGACTGGGTCGCTTCCCGACCGGATCGTGCTCCCGGTTGGCAACGCCGGGAACACCGCCGCGCTCCACAAGGCCTTCCGCGAACTCGTCGCGGCCGGCGCGATCGAGGAAGCGGAAGTGCCGACCCTCACCGGCGTGCAGGCCGCCGGCGCGGCTCCGATGGTCGAGGCCATCGAGAACGGCTGGGATTCTGTTACCCGCTGGGAGGACGTCGAGACCCGCGCGACGGCCATCCGGATCGGCGAACCGGTCAACGCGCCGAAGGCCATCCCCGCCATCCGGCAGACCGGCGGCACTGCTGTCGCAGTCGAGGACGAGGAGATCACCGCGGCCCAGCGCGAGTTGGCTCAGGACGGCATCGGCGTCGAACCCGCCAGCGCGGCCTCGGTGGCCGGGCTGCGGAAACTCCGGGAAGCAGGCGAGATCACGGCCGACGAGCAGGTCGTCTGTCTGACGACCGGGCACCTTCTCAAGGATCCGGATGCCGCAGCCGAGGCCGGAAACGACCCCACAACGGTCCCGAACGACGTCGACGCCGTGCTGGACGCGGCCGGGGACTGA
- the metX gene encoding homoserine O-acetyltransferase MetX, which yields MTGEHPATDGGPIAEPTNQVSVGAFEFERGGQVDLDVAYETFGDPADPPVLVAHALTGSQYVTGSGPEGIDGQAAGWWSEVVGPGRPVDTENFFVVVANVPGSCYGTTGPASIGPDGEPYGPDFPAVTITDWVRAQARLLDELGIETLYAVVGGSVGGMNAIEWARTYPERVERIAAIATAPRVDTQNLALDSIARRAITQDPDFQGGAYYGSPGPTDGLGLARRIGHVQYLSKDSMENRFGRRAADRVIAGVADPTAEAFPYRDVASYLDYNASTFVDRFDANSYLYLLRAMDEYDLAAGQGSATDAVADFDGSILVLSYTGDWQFTVEQGREIAAAFEAAGAEVTFEKIVDDYGHDAFLARPETVTGPLDSFLDGQTVNDPSELRVSP from the coding sequence ATGACAGGTGAACACCCCGCCACCGACGGCGGCCCGATCGCCGAGCCGACAAACCAGGTCTCCGTCGGGGCATTCGAGTTCGAGCGGGGCGGCCAGGTCGACCTCGACGTGGCCTACGAGACCTTCGGCGACCCGGCGGACCCCCCAGTGCTCGTCGCCCACGCGCTGACCGGCAGCCAGTATGTCACCGGCTCCGGCCCCGAGGGAATCGACGGCCAGGCCGCTGGCTGGTGGAGCGAGGTGGTCGGCCCCGGGCGGCCGGTGGACACCGAGAACTTCTTCGTCGTCGTCGCGAACGTGCCAGGGTCCTGTTATGGCACGACCGGACCCGCTTCGATTGGCCCGGACGGCGAGCCCTACGGCCCGGACTTCCCGGCGGTCACCATCACCGACTGGGTGCGCGCCCAGGCACGTCTCCTCGACGAACTCGGGATCGAGACGCTGTATGCCGTCGTCGGCGGGAGCGTCGGCGGGATGAACGCCATCGAGTGGGCCCGGACCTACCCCGAGCGGGTCGAGCGCATTGCGGCCATCGCGACGGCCCCGCGGGTCGACACTCAGAACCTGGCCCTGGATTCCATCGCCAGGCGGGCGATCACCCAGGACCCGGACTTCCAGGGCGGGGCCTACTACGGCAGCCCCGGCCCCACCGACGGCCTGGGGCTGGCCCGCCGTATCGGCCACGTCCAGTACCTCTCGAAGGACTCGATGGAGAACCGCTTCGGTCGGCGGGCGGCCGACCGGGTGATCGCGGGCGTCGCCGACCCCACAGCCGAGGCCTTCCCCTACCGGGACGTCGCCTCCTACCTCGATTACAATGCGAGCACGTTCGTCGACCGTTTCGACGCGAACAGCTATCTCTACCTGCTGCGGGCGATGGACGAGTACGACCTGGCGGCCGGCCAGGGATCCGCTACAGACGCCGTCGCCGACTTCGACGGGTCGATCCTGGTCCTGAGCTACACCGGCGACTGGCAGTTCACGGTCGAACAGGGGCGAGAAATCGCCGCCGCCTTCGAGGCGGCGGGGGCCGAGGTCACCTTCGAAAAGATCGTCGATGACTACGGCCACGACGCGTTCCTCGCCCGGCCCGAGACTGTCACGGGGCCACTCGACTCGTTTCTTGACGGGCAGACGGTGAACGACCCGAGCGAACTGCGGGTCTCTCCCTGA
- a CDS encoding sensor histidine kinase, with translation MFHVRRVLEFTPRRMAGGYAVFGSLWVLLSDRIVFATVATESTLALVQTIKGWAFVGLSAALILGLTRVRERQFEDSRRRAITASQQLQVLHRIFRHNVRNDITVIQGYSQLLQEQFATNRAAGWLEEIRETAGQVIDTSEKLRIVSEVEVTEDRDVVDLVAIVDRELGRFQSQFPGVEVSRDLPERLPVQADPSIQYAIREALENAMEHHPDPPAERQVSVAGDTSIGAATIEITDNGPGIPFDEIEPIESGDESQLSHGSGVGLWLIAWICQTYGGRVDFEPADGTTVALSFERADPIEEATDRLSRELTPDLAW, from the coding sequence ATGTTCCACGTCCGGCGGGTCCTCGAATTCACCCCGCGGCGGATGGCAGGCGGGTACGCCGTCTTCGGGAGCCTGTGGGTCCTGCTCTCGGATCGGATCGTGTTCGCGACCGTCGCGACCGAGAGCACGCTCGCGCTGGTGCAGACGATCAAGGGCTGGGCTTTCGTGGGGCTCTCAGCGGCGCTCATCCTCGGGCTCACGCGTGTTCGTGAGCGACAGTTCGAGGACTCCAGACGTCGGGCGATCACGGCGAGCCAGCAGCTCCAGGTGCTCCACCGGATCTTCAGACACAACGTCCGCAACGACATCACCGTCATTCAGGGCTACAGCCAGTTGCTCCAGGAGCAATTCGCGACGAACCGAGCGGCGGGGTGGCTCGAAGAAATCAGGGAGACCGCCGGGCAGGTCATCGACACGAGCGAGAAGCTCCGGATCGTCTCGGAGGTCGAGGTCACCGAGGACCGAGATGTCGTCGATCTAGTCGCGATCGTCGATAGAGAACTGGGACGATTTCAGTCACAGTTCCCCGGCGTCGAGGTATCGCGGGACCTCCCCGAGCGCCTGCCCGTCCAGGCCGACCCCTCGATTCAGTACGCCATCAGGGAGGCCCTGGAGAACGCGATGGAGCATCATCCCGATCCACCCGCCGAGCGCCAGGTCAGTGTTGCCGGCGACACGTCGATCGGAGCGGCCACGATCGAGATCACCGACAACGGGCCGGGCATCCCGTTTGATGAGATCGAGCCGATCGAATCCGGCGACGAGAGCCAACTGAGCCACGGCAGCGGCGTGGGCCTCTGGCTCATCGCCTGGATCTGCCAGACCTACGGCGGCCGCGTCGATTTCGAACCCGCTGACGGGACGACAGTCGCCCTCTCCTTCGAGCGAGCCGACCCGATCGAGGAGGCGACCGACAGGCTGTCCCGCGAACTGACTCCCGACCTGGCCTGGTGA